Proteins encoded in a region of the Streptococcus sanguinis genome:
- the rplA gene encoding 50S ribosomal protein L1, producing MAKKSKQLRAALEKIDSTKAYSVEEAVALAKETNFAKFDATVEVAYNLNIDVKKADQQIRGAMVLPNGTGKTSRVLVFARGAKAEEAKAAGADFVGEDDLVAKINDGWLDFDVVIATPDMMALVGRLGRVLGPRNLMPNPKTGTVTMDVAKAVEESKGGKITYRADRAGNVQAIIGKVSFEADKLVENFKAFNDTIQKAKPATAKGTYVTNLTITTTQGVGIKVDVNSL from the coding sequence ATGGCTAAAAAAAGCAAACAACTTCGTGCTGCTCTTGAAAAAATCGACAGCACAAAAGCATACAGCGTAGAAGAAGCTGTAGCACTTGCAAAAGAAACTAACTTTGCAAAATTCGACGCAACTGTAGAAGTTGCTTACAACTTGAACATCGACGTTAAAAAAGCTGACCAACAAATCCGTGGCGCAATGGTATTGCCAAACGGAACTGGTAAAACTTCACGCGTTCTTGTTTTCGCACGTGGTGCTAAAGCAGAAGAAGCGAAAGCTGCTGGTGCAGACTTCGTTGGTGAAGATGACCTCGTTGCAAAAATCAACGACGGTTGGTTGGACTTTGACGTAGTAATCGCTACACCTGACATGATGGCTCTTGTAGGTCGCCTTGGACGTGTCCTTGGACCTCGTAACTTGATGCCAAACCCTAAGACTGGTACTGTAACAATGGACGTTGCAAAAGCAGTTGAAGAGTCTAAAGGTGGTAAGATTACTTACCGTGCAGACCGTGCAGGTAACGTACAAGCTATCATTGGTAAAGTTTCATTTGAAGCTGACAAGTTGGTTGAAAACTTCAAAGCTTTTAACGACACAATCCAAAAAGCAAAACCAGCTACTGCTAAAGGTACTTACGTAACTAACCTGACTATCACTACTACACAAGGTGTTGGTATCAAGGTTGACGTAAACTCACTTTAA
- a CDS encoding APC family permease, which translates to MKKDQNQLTWLMVSLIAFNMVWGLGNVVNNYSQQGISVIVSWILILAIYFIPYALIVGQLGSTFKESGGGVSDWVEKTSTKRLAYFAAWTYWVVHIPYLAQKPQGVLIPLGWALQGNGDFLSSLDIHWIVILSLLIFGAFLYLSTKGLSTLKVIGGLAGSAMLIMSFLFVLLAVGAPFIKPDMQFATANMDKLSTYIPNFDFSYFTTISLLVFAVGGAEKISPYVNQTRNPAKEFPKGMIVMAVMVGASAILGSLAMGMLFDGSNIPEDLMRNGAYQAFQMLGNYWGVGNVLVVIYALTNMVGQIAALAFSIDAPLQIMLNNADEEFVPSWLRKRTSKGVLINGYILTGILVSFLIILPIFGIKEIDGLVKWMTNLNSIVMPMRYLWVFLAYMMLNKAWKKYKDAEYKFTKNPKVGFAIGTWCFLFTAFACILGMVPKVDYVTDPAGWQFSLLTNILTPIVLISLGVILPILAKREKRQSLK; encoded by the coding sequence ATGAAAAAAGATCAGAACCAGCTAACCTGGCTGATGGTATCTCTGATTGCTTTTAATATGGTCTGGGGTCTGGGAAATGTGGTCAACAACTATTCCCAGCAGGGCATTTCAGTAATTGTTTCTTGGATTCTTATCCTAGCTATTTACTTTATTCCCTATGCCCTCATCGTGGGGCAGCTAGGCTCGACTTTCAAGGAGAGCGGAGGCGGTGTCAGTGACTGGGTGGAGAAAACCTCTACCAAGCGGCTGGCTTATTTTGCGGCCTGGACTTACTGGGTGGTGCATATTCCTTATCTGGCTCAAAAGCCACAGGGAGTTTTGATTCCGCTGGGCTGGGCTCTTCAGGGAAATGGTGACTTTTTGAGCAGTCTTGATATTCACTGGATCGTTATTCTTAGCTTGCTGATTTTCGGTGCCTTTCTCTATTTGTCCACCAAAGGCCTGTCCACGCTCAAGGTGATTGGGGGACTGGCTGGCAGTGCCATGCTCATTATGTCCTTCCTCTTCGTTCTCTTAGCGGTTGGGGCGCCTTTTATCAAGCCTGACATGCAGTTTGCGACGGCCAATATGGATAAGCTCAGCACTTACATTCCCAACTTTGATTTTTCTTATTTTACGACTATCTCCCTCTTAGTCTTTGCGGTCGGCGGGGCTGAGAAAATCTCGCCTTACGTTAATCAAACACGCAATCCAGCCAAGGAATTTCCAAAGGGAATGATTGTCATGGCTGTCATGGTTGGTGCATCTGCTATCCTAGGCTCTCTAGCTATGGGCATGCTTTTTGATGGCAGCAATATTCCTGAGGACCTGATGCGAAACGGCGCTTACCAAGCCTTCCAAATGCTGGGTAACTACTGGGGTGTGGGTAATGTACTAGTAGTCATCTATGCCCTGACCAATATGGTCGGACAGATCGCGGCCTTAGCCTTCTCTATTGATGCTCCTCTGCAAATCATGCTCAATAATGCTGATGAAGAGTTTGTCCCAAGCTGGCTGCGCAAGCGGACATCAAAAGGAGTCCTCATTAACGGTTACATCCTGACAGGGATTTTGGTTAGCTTCTTGATTATTCTGCCTATCTTTGGAATCAAAGAAATTGACGGCCTGGTCAAGTGGATGACCAATCTCAACTCCATCGTTATGCCCATGCGGTATCTCTGGGTATTCCTGGCCTACATGATGTTGAACAAGGCTTGGAAGAAGTACAAGGATGCCGAGTACAAGTTTACTAAAAATCCAAAAGTTGGCTTTGCCATCGGAACTTGGTGCTTCCTCTTTACAGCCTTTGCCTGCATCTTAGGGATGGTTCCCAAAGTAGACTATGTAACAGATCCAGCTGGCTGGCAATTCTCTCTCTTGACAAATATCCTGACGCCAATCGTCTTAATCAGTCTGGGTGTTATCCTGCCAATCTTGGCTAAGCGAGAAAAGAGACAGTCTCTCAAGTAG
- the pyrH gene encoding UMP kinase, whose product MVEPKYKRILIKLSGEALAGEKGVGIDIQTVQKMAEEIKEVHDLGVQIALVIGGGNLWRGEPAAEAGMDRVQADYTGMLGTVMNALVMADSLQQVGVDTRVQTAIAMQQVAEPYIRGRALRHLEKGRIVIFGAGIGSPYFSTDTTAALRSAEIEADAILMAKNGVDGVYNADPKKDKTAVKFDELTHRDVISKGLRIMDSTASTLSMDNDIDLVVFNMNEPGNIKRVVIGEQIGTTVSNNL is encoded by the coding sequence ATGGTAGAACCTAAGTATAAGCGTATTTTGATTAAGTTGTCGGGTGAAGCTCTTGCCGGTGAAAAAGGTGTTGGTATTGATATTCAAACCGTTCAGAAGATGGCGGAAGAAATCAAAGAAGTTCACGATTTGGGTGTTCAGATTGCTCTAGTTATCGGAGGCGGAAACCTTTGGCGGGGTGAGCCGGCAGCAGAAGCGGGCATGGACCGCGTGCAGGCCGACTATACTGGTATGTTGGGCACTGTCATGAATGCGCTGGTAATGGCGGATTCGCTGCAGCAAGTAGGTGTAGATACGCGCGTGCAGACAGCGATTGCTATGCAGCAAGTAGCTGAGCCTTACATCCGTGGTCGAGCCCTTCGCCATTTGGAAAAAGGCCGTATCGTCATTTTCGGTGCAGGTATTGGTTCTCCTTATTTTTCAACCGATACAACCGCTGCCTTACGTTCAGCAGAGATTGAAGCAGATGCCATTCTCATGGCTAAAAATGGCGTGGACGGTGTCTATAATGCCGATCCTAAGAAAGACAAGACCGCTGTTAAGTTTGATGAGCTGACCCACCGGGATGTCATCAGCAAGGGGCTGCGGATTATGGACTCAACGGCTTCGACCTTGTCTATGGACAATGATATTGACTTGGTTGTCTTTAACATGAATGAGCCGGGCAATATCAAACGCGTTGTTATCGGTGAGCAAATCGGAACAACAGTATCAAATAATTTATAA
- the frr gene encoding ribosome recycling factor, with translation MANAIVEKAKERMTHSHQSLAREFGSIRAGRANASLLDRIHVEYYGVETPLNQIASITIPEARVLLVTPFDKSSIKDIERALNASDLGITPASDGSVIRLVIPALTEETRRDLAKEVKKVGENAKVAIRNIRRDAMDEAKKQEKAKEITEDELKTLEKDIQKVTDDAVKHIDEMTANKEKELLEV, from the coding sequence ATGGCAAATGCAATTGTAGAAAAAGCAAAAGAAAGAATGACCCACTCGCACCAAAGTTTGGCTCGTGAATTTGGCAGCATCCGTGCAGGCCGCGCCAATGCCAGCCTTTTGGACCGCATCCATGTGGAGTACTATGGAGTAGAAACTCCGCTCAACCAAATCGCTTCTATTACGATTCCAGAAGCGCGTGTTCTTTTGGTGACACCTTTTGACAAGTCTTCTATCAAGGACATTGAGCGTGCGCTTAATGCTTCTGACCTCGGAATCACGCCAGCTAGCGATGGCTCTGTGATTCGTCTGGTCATTCCAGCTCTGACAGAGGAAACCCGTCGTGACTTAGCTAAAGAAGTGAAAAAGGTTGGTGAAAATGCTAAAGTTGCCATCCGTAACATTCGCCGCGATGCTATGGACGAAGCTAAGAAGCAGGAAAAAGCCAAAGAAATCACTGAAGATGAATTGAAGACCTTGGAAAAGGATATTCAAAAAGTAACGGACGATGCTGTTAAACATATCGATGAGATGACAGCAAACAAAGAAAAAGAACTTTTAGAAGTTTAA
- the cvfB gene encoding RNA-binding virulence regulatory protein CvfB codes for MNTNLASFIVGIITDENDRFYFVQKDGQVYALSKEEGAHELGQSIKGFAYSDMKQKLRLTTLEVTATKEQFGWGTVTEVRKDLGVFVDTGLPDKQIVVSLDILPEIKELWPKKGDRLYIRLDVDKKDRIWGQLAYQEDFQRLARPAYNNMQNQNWPAIVYRLKLSGTFVYLPENNMLGFIHPSERYAEPRLGQVLDARVIGFREVDRTLNLSLKPRSFEMLENDAQMILTYLESNGGFMTLNDKSSPDDIKATFGISKGQFKKALGGLMKAGKIKQDPTGTELV; via the coding sequence ATGAATACAAATCTTGCCAGCTTCATCGTGGGTATCATCACGGATGAAAATGATCGCTTTTACTTTGTTCAAAAGGATGGTCAGGTTTACGCTCTTTCTAAGGAAGAGGGGGCGCATGAGCTGGGACAGTCTATCAAAGGCTTTGCCTACAGCGATATGAAGCAGAAACTTCGTCTGACAACTCTTGAAGTCACGGCTACTAAAGAGCAGTTTGGCTGGGGAACAGTAACGGAGGTCCGCAAGGATTTAGGCGTCTTTGTCGATACCGGTCTGCCGGATAAGCAGATCGTCGTGTCACTAGACATCTTGCCAGAAATCAAGGAACTCTGGCCTAAGAAGGGTGACCGCCTTTATATCCGTCTAGATGTGGACAAGAAAGACCGCATCTGGGGCCAGTTGGCCTATCAGGAGGATTTCCAGCGTCTGGCTCGTCCTGCCTATAATAACATGCAGAACCAAAACTGGCCGGCCATCGTTTATCGGCTCAAGCTTTCTGGCACCTTTGTCTACCTGCCGGAGAATAATATGCTGGGCTTCATCCATCCAAGCGAGCGCTATGCTGAGCCTCGTCTGGGACAGGTTTTGGACGCACGGGTGATTGGCTTCCGTGAAGTAGACCGCACCCTTAACCTCTCCCTCAAGCCTCGCTCATTTGAAATGCTGGAAAATGATGCCCAGATGATTCTGACCTATCTGGAAAGCAATGGCGGCTTTATGACTTTGAACGATAAATCTTCACCAGACGACATCAAGGCTACCTTTGGCATTTCCAAAGGCCAGTTTAAAAAAGCTCTGGGTGGGCTGATGAAAGCTGGTAAGATCAAGCAAGATCCGACTGGAACGGAGTTGGTATGA
- a CDS encoding YozE family protein, with product MRKSFYSWLMTERNPKSKEPKAILADLAFQDTAFPKHTDDFDEVSRFLEEHANFSFNLGEFDAIWEEYQAH from the coding sequence ATGAGAAAATCTTTTTACAGCTGGCTGATGACAGAGCGCAATCCTAAGAGCAAGGAGCCAAAGGCTATTTTGGCGGACTTGGCTTTTCAGGATACGGCCTTTCCCAAGCATACGGATGATTTTGATGAGGTCAGTCGTTTTCTGGAGGAGCACGCAAATTTTTCCTTTAACTTGGGTGAGTTTGATGCTATTTGGGAAGAGTATCAGGCTCATTAA
- a CDS encoding PhoH family protein has translation MQEHSVELKLGHPDDAFHLFGSNERHLRLMEQELKVTIHARTEIVQILGTEAACEETRQVIQALLVLVNRGMTIGTPDVVTAITMVKNDEIDKFVALYEEEIIKDSYGKPIRVKTLGQKIYVDSVKNHDIVFGIGPAGTGKTFLAVTLAVTALKRGQVKRIILTRPAVEAGESLGFLPGDLKEKVDPYLRPVYDALYQILGKDQTTRLMEREIIEIAPLAYMRGRTLDDAFVILDEAQNTTIMQMKMFLTRLGFQSKMIVNGDISQVDLPRNVKSGLIDAQEKLKNISQIDFVHFSAKDVVRHPVVAEIIRAYEPAPVKASESDIEETE, from the coding sequence TTGCAGGAACATTCAGTAGAATTAAAACTGGGCCATCCAGATGATGCCTTTCATCTTTTTGGCTCTAATGAACGCCATCTGCGTCTAATGGAGCAGGAATTGAAGGTCACCATTCATGCCCGAACCGAGATTGTGCAGATTTTGGGTACGGAGGCTGCCTGCGAGGAGACTCGACAGGTCATTCAGGCTCTGTTGGTCTTGGTCAATCGTGGCATGACAATTGGCACACCCGATGTTGTGACAGCCATTACCATGGTCAAAAATGATGAAATTGATAAGTTTGTAGCACTCTACGAAGAAGAGATTATCAAGGACAGCTATGGCAAGCCGATTCGCGTCAAGACACTTGGTCAAAAAATCTATGTGGACAGTGTTAAAAATCATGATATTGTCTTTGGTATCGGGCCAGCCGGAACAGGGAAGACCTTTCTAGCGGTGACCTTGGCCGTGACAGCTCTCAAGCGTGGGCAGGTCAAGCGAATTATCTTGACGCGGCCGGCAGTGGAAGCTGGTGAGAGTTTGGGCTTTCTGCCTGGTGACCTTAAGGAAAAGGTTGATCCATATCTGCGTCCGGTCTATGATGCCTTGTATCAGATTTTGGGCAAGGACCAGACGACGCGACTTATGGAGCGAGAAATCATTGAGATTGCGCCCTTAGCCTATATGCGGGGACGGACGCTGGATGATGCCTTTGTGATTCTGGACGAGGCACAGAATACCACCATCATGCAGATGAAGATGTTTCTGACACGTCTGGGCTTTCAGTCCAAGATGATTGTCAATGGAGACATCAGTCAGGTCGATCTGCCTCGCAATGTCAAATCTGGGCTTATTGACGCTCAAGAGAAATTGAAAAACATTTCGCAGATTGACTTTGTCCATTTCTCAGCTAAGGATGTCGTTCGTCATCCAGTGGTAGCGGAGATTATTAGAGCTTACGAACCAGCTCCTGTTAAAGCTAGTGAATCAGATATAGAAGAAACAGAATAA
- the ald gene encoding alanine dehydrogenase translates to MLIGIPKEIKNNENRVALTPAGVHSLVGKGHEVLIETDAGLGSGFADADYEKQGAKIVSTAAEAWAAELVVKVKEPLAAEYGFLRDDLLLFTYLHMAAAPELADAMTSAKTTGLAYETVRDQDGQLPLLVPMSEVAGRMAVQIGAHFLTKREGGSGVLLGGVPGVPKGKVTIIGGGVVGTHAARIALGLGAQVTILDISAKRLSILEDVFGHQIQTLMSNPFNIEASVREADVVIGAVLIPGAKAPKLVTDDMVKQMRPGSVIVDVAVDQGGVIETADRVTTHTEPVYEKHGVLHYAVANIPGAVARTSTIALTNVTLPYVEALAGKGFKQAIADDQGLRQGVTTYQGHITSQPVAEGLNKDYTSIDELV, encoded by the coding sequence ATGTTAATCGGTATTCCAAAAGAAATCAAAAACAATGAAAATCGTGTCGCTCTAACACCAGCTGGTGTTCATAGTCTCGTTGGTAAAGGCCATGAAGTTCTGATTGAGACAGATGCTGGTCTGGGATCTGGCTTTGCCGATGCTGACTATGAAAAGCAAGGTGCAAAAATCGTCTCTACTGCTGCAGAAGCTTGGGCAGCTGAGCTGGTGGTCAAGGTCAAAGAACCTCTGGCAGCTGAATATGGATTCCTCCGTGATGACCTCTTGCTCTTTACCTACCTGCATATGGCTGCCGCTCCTGAGCTAGCAGATGCTATGACTAGTGCTAAGACAACTGGTCTGGCCTACGAAACTGTTCGCGATCAAGATGGACAACTGCCACTCTTGGTACCTATGAGTGAGGTAGCGGGCCGGATGGCTGTCCAAATCGGAGCCCACTTCTTGACTAAGAGAGAAGGCGGATCTGGCGTACTTCTCGGTGGTGTACCGGGCGTTCCGAAAGGGAAAGTTACCATCATCGGCGGCGGTGTTGTAGGAACTCATGCTGCTCGCATTGCTCTAGGACTAGGTGCCCAAGTGACTATTCTGGATATCAGCGCTAAGCGTTTGTCTATCCTAGAAGATGTCTTTGGCCATCAAATCCAGACCCTCATGTCTAATCCTTTCAATATCGAAGCCAGCGTTCGAGAAGCAGATGTCGTGATCGGTGCTGTTCTTATCCCTGGAGCCAAGGCTCCGAAACTGGTAACAGACGATATGGTTAAGCAAATGCGTCCAGGCTCTGTTATTGTAGACGTAGCCGTTGACCAAGGCGGTGTCATTGAAACAGCCGACCGAGTGACGACCCACACCGAGCCTGTCTATGAAAAACACGGTGTCCTCCACTATGCAGTTGCTAATATCCCTGGGGCCGTAGCCCGTACCTCTACTATCGCCCTTACTAATGTCACCCTTCCTTATGTGGAGGCTTTGGCAGGGAAAGGCTTCAAACAAGCCATTGCAGATGACCAAGGCCTGCGCCAAGGTGTCACAACCTACCAAGGTCACATCACCAGTCAACCAGTTGCAGAAGGTCTCAACAAAGACTACACATCTATTGACGAACTCGTTTAG
- a CDS encoding GNAT family N-acetyltransferase has translation MENIYVKLAHHARLETQRLILRPVTLDDAPAMFEYASDEENTRYTFETNKSLEETRNNIALFYLANPLGRWGIEIKDSGKFIGTIDLHKIRIDLKTAAIGYVINKKYWNQGYTTEANRAVIKLAFEEIGMNKLVALHDVDNPASGRVMVKSGMKYSHEEPYAYLDKHEKGRIVTRVHYYLTREDYFAKK, from the coding sequence ATGGAAAATATCTATGTCAAACTGGCTCATCATGCCAGACTGGAAACTCAGCGGCTGATTCTGCGTCCGGTAACCTTGGACGATGCCCCTGCGATGTTTGAGTACGCTTCAGATGAGGAAAATACTCGCTATACTTTTGAGACAAACAAAAGCCTGGAAGAAACACGCAATAATATCGCTCTCTTTTATCTGGCTAATCCTCTGGGGCGCTGGGGAATAGAAATAAAGGATAGTGGCAAGTTTATTGGAACGATTGATCTGCATAAGATTAGGATAGACTTGAAAACGGCGGCTATCGGCTATGTAATCAATAAAAAATACTGGAATCAGGGCTACACGACAGAGGCCAATCGCGCAGTAATCAAGCTGGCTTTTGAGGAAATCGGGATGAACAAACTTGTAGCGCTGCACGATGTAGATAATCCAGCATCTGGCCGTGTTATGGTCAAGTCTGGTATGAAATATTCCCACGAAGAGCCTTACGCATATCTAGACAAGCATGAGAAAGGCCGCATTGTGACACGGGTTCATTACTATCTGACTAGGGAAGATTATTTTGCAAAAAAATGA
- the ybeY gene encoding rRNA maturation RNase YbeY, giving the protein MYIEMVDETGQVSEEIIKQTQDVLEFAAQKTGKENKEMAVTFVSNARSHELNLEYRDTDRPTDVISLEYKPELDIAVDEEDLLDHPELAEMLEDFDAYIGELFISVDKAREQAEEYGHSFEREMGFLSVHGFLHINGYDHYTPEEEAEMFGLQEEILTAYGLTRK; this is encoded by the coding sequence ATGTATATCGAAATGGTAGATGAAACGGGTCAGGTTTCAGAAGAAATCATCAAACAGACCCAAGATGTTTTAGAATTTGCGGCCCAGAAAACGGGCAAGGAAAATAAAGAAATGGCTGTGACTTTTGTCAGCAATGCGCGCAGTCATGAACTCAACTTGGAATATAGAGATACGGATCGGCCGACGGATGTGATTAGCTTGGAGTATAAGCCTGAGCTGGACATCGCTGTTGACGAGGAGGATTTGCTGGACCACCCTGAGCTAGCTGAGATGCTGGAAGATTTTGACGCCTATATCGGCGAGTTGTTCATTTCAGTGGACAAGGCGCGTGAGCAGGCAGAGGAATACGGCCACAGCTTTGAGCGGGAGATGGGCTTTTTGTCAGTGCATGGTTTTCTGCATATCAACGGCTATGATCACTATACGCCGGAAGAAGAAGCAGAAATGTTTGGATTACAGGAAGAAATTTTAACTGCTTATGGACTCACAAGGAAATAA
- a CDS encoding diacylglycerol kinase family protein: protein MDSQGNNKRKWKNRDVVSSLEFALTGIFTAFKEERNLRKHVLSALAVIVAGLIFDLSAIEWLFLFLSIFLVIAFEIVNSAIENVVDLASDYHFSMRAKNAKDMAAGAVLVVSGFAVVTGLIIFVPKIWDWIF, encoded by the coding sequence ATGGACTCACAAGGAAATAACAAACGCAAATGGAAAAATCGAGATGTGGTCTCGAGTCTGGAATTTGCTTTAACCGGTATTTTTACAGCCTTTAAAGAGGAGCGCAATCTGCGCAAGCATGTCCTTTCGGCTTTGGCAGTGATAGTTGCGGGACTGATTTTTGACTTGTCCGCAATAGAATGGCTCTTTCTCTTTTTAAGCATTTTTCTGGTCATTGCCTTTGAGATTGTCAATTCTGCCATTGAAAATGTCGTGGATTTGGCCAGCGATTACCACTTTTCTATGCGGGCAAAGAATGCCAAGGATATGGCGGCGGGAGCTGTTCTGGTCGTATCTGGCTTTGCTGTTGTGACAGGACTGATTATTTTTGTTCCCAAGATTTGGGATTGGATTTTTTAA
- the era gene encoding GTPase Era: protein MTFKSGFVAILGRPNVGKSTFLNHVMGQKIAIMSDKAQTTRNKIMGIYTTDKEQIVFIDTPGIHKPKTALGDFMVEAAYSTLREVDTVLFMVPADEPRGKGDDMIIERLKAAKVPVILVVNKIDKVHPDQLLAQIDDFRQQLDFKEIVPISALQGNNVSRLVDILSENLEEGFQYFPEDQITDHPERFLVSEMIREKVLMLTREEIPHSVAVVVDSMKRDEETDKVHIRATIMVERDSQKGIIIGKGGSMLKKIGSMARRDIELMLGDKVFLETWVKVKKNWRDKKLDLADFGYNKKEY, encoded by the coding sequence ATGACTTTTAAATCAGGTTTTGTAGCTATTTTGGGACGCCCCAATGTTGGGAAATCAACCTTTTTAAATCATGTTATGGGGCAAAAGATTGCCATCATGAGCGATAAGGCTCAGACCACACGCAATAAAATTATGGGGATTTACACGACGGATAAGGAGCAGATTGTCTTTATCGATACGCCGGGAATCCATAAGCCTAAGACGGCTCTAGGTGATTTTATGGTGGAAGCAGCTTACAGCACCCTGCGTGAGGTGGATACTGTCCTTTTCATGGTGCCAGCTGATGAGCCGCGTGGCAAGGGCGACGATATGATTATCGAACGCTTGAAAGCGGCTAAGGTGCCAGTTATTTTGGTGGTTAATAAGATTGATAAAGTCCATCCGGATCAGCTTTTAGCGCAAATTGATGATTTCCGTCAGCAGCTGGACTTCAAAGAAATCGTGCCGATTTCAGCCCTGCAGGGTAATAATGTTTCCCGTCTGGTTGACATCCTCAGTGAGAATTTGGAGGAAGGCTTCCAGTATTTCCCAGAAGACCAGATTACTGATCATCCAGAGCGCTTTCTGGTGTCAGAAATGATTCGGGAGAAGGTTTTGATGCTGACACGGGAGGAAATTCCCCACTCAGTCGCGGTGGTTGTTGACAGCATGAAGCGAGATGAGGAGACGGACAAGGTCCATATTCGAGCGACCATCATGGTGGAACGTGATAGTCAAAAAGGCATTATCATCGGCAAAGGCGGATCCATGCTGAAGAAAATCGGATCCATGGCTCGGCGCGATATTGAGCTCATGCTGGGGGACAAGGTCTTCCTAGAAACCTGGGTCAAAGTCAAGAAAAACTGGCGGGACAAGAAGCTGGACTTGGCGGACTTTGGCTATAATAAGAAGGAGTATTGA
- a CDS encoding alpha/beta fold hydrolase, with protein sequence MEMPSLFIEERGQQNPKSIIFLHASGSSSQIWRHHVAALEQDFHCILLDLPGHGASRDIEWTNFDDVVEMIVAVINSKAHGKPHLVGLSLGGSLILKLLEKHSSLIDKVVVDGASPQPIKGYRKIIAIVYLMSFLKNTKFVANLLTKMMQEDGAPVQDVQRFVADFQRAERRSFRRAMSQANLLRLDLQFDNPAFFVSGGKEAETIHDWHRMLAQKNARSECAYYPDKGHVWLFSDVDTHIQLLRYFFQNAAFPEKLKGF encoded by the coding sequence ATGGAAATGCCATCATTATTCATTGAAGAAAGAGGGCAGCAAAATCCAAAAAGTATTATCTTTTTGCATGCTTCAGGCTCTAGCAGTCAGATTTGGCGACACCATGTTGCTGCGCTTGAGCAAGATTTTCATTGCATCCTTTTAGATTTACCTGGTCACGGAGCGAGTCGTGATATTGAGTGGACAAACTTTGATGATGTCGTGGAAATGATTGTGGCTGTCATTAACAGCAAAGCACATGGCAAGCCGCACTTGGTTGGGCTTTCATTAGGCGGTTCCCTCATTCTTAAGTTGTTGGAAAAACATTCTAGCCTTATAGATAAAGTCGTGGTGGATGGGGCGAGCCCTCAGCCAATTAAGGGCTATCGCAAGATCATTGCCATTGTATATCTGATGTCTTTCTTGAAAAATACTAAATTTGTAGCCAATCTCCTGACAAAAATGATGCAAGAGGACGGAGCACCTGTCCAAGACGTTCAGCGCTTTGTTGCAGATTTCCAAAGAGCTGAACGGCGCTCATTTCGCCGTGCGATGTCACAGGCAAATCTGTTGAGACTTGACTTGCAGTTTGATAATCCTGCTTTCTTTGTCTCAGGTGGGAAAGAAGCCGAAACCATTCATGACTGGCACCGTATGTTGGCGCAAAAAAATGCTAGGTCTGAATGCGCCTATTATCCTGACAAAGGGCATGTTTGGCTTTTTAGTGATGTGGATACGCATATTCAGCTACTGCGCTATTTCTTTCAAAATGCTGCCTTCCCAGAGAAATTGAAAGGATTTTGA
- a CDS encoding NUDIX hydrolase, with product MDYISYIRSKVGHDKVILNFAGGILADEEGRVLLKLRGDKKTWAIPGGAMELGESSLQAAVREFYEETGIAVESKRLLNVYTNFDESYPNGDKVQTVVFLYELQALENFDISNFHNEETLRLGFFSKEEIAELENVSDKHRLMLDEYFSDSFDMWV from the coding sequence ATGGACTATATTTCCTATATTCGCTCCAAGGTGGGGCATGATAAGGTTATTCTGAATTTTGCGGGTGGAATTCTGGCAGACGAGGAAGGTCGTGTGCTTCTGAAGTTGCGAGGTGATAAGAAAACATGGGCGATTCCTGGAGGAGCTATGGAACTCGGGGAGTCTTCTCTTCAAGCAGCCGTGCGCGAATTTTACGAAGAGACAGGCATTGCTGTTGAATCCAAGCGCTTGCTGAATGTTTATACTAATTTTGATGAATCTTATCCTAATGGTGATAAAGTGCAGACGGTTGTCTTTCTGTATGAATTGCAGGCGCTGGAGAATTTTGATATTTCCAATTTTCACAACGAGGAAACACTGCGTTTAGGCTTTTTTTCTAAAGAAGAAATAGCAGAGCTGGAAAATGTATCGGATAAACACCGCCTGATGCTGGATGAGTATTTTTCAGACAGCTTTGATATGTGGGTTTGA
- a CDS encoding helix-turn-helix domain-containing protein: MGKIKVNLDKVLEKKGLTSKELAEIIGITQANLSILKTGKAKGIRFATLLAICETLDCQPADILEYISD, from the coding sequence ATGGGAAAAATCAAAGTTAATTTAGATAAAGTATTGGAAAAAAAGGGCTTGACCTCTAAAGAATTGGCGGAAATTATTGGCATTACACAAGCAAATTTGTCTATTCTAAAAACAGGTAAGGCTAAAGGTATTCGCTTTGCAACCTTGCTGGCTATCTGTGAAACGCTGGATTGTCAGCCTGCTGATATTTTAGAGTATATTTCTGACTAA